The genomic interval TGCAGCCTGTGTGGCCTGAGGGAGGGGAGTGGAcgagagggggaagggaggtcGCAGCCCGACGCGGGGGCTCCTCACCTGGCTCTCGGGCCTCACCGGGCTCTGGGGCCCCGGTTCCCACGCGCGGGGTCCTTGCGGCACCGTGGGCGGTCAGTCCCAGCCCCTCCGAGAAACCCTGGAGGAGAAGAGAGGTTctttggggtggggagcagggcggTGTCCTGTGGGCAGCGGGGCACCCACTGTTGGGAGGGTCAAGTGACTGACTCTTCGAGGGGGCTTGGGCCAGGGTGGGGTTTGCCCCCGAGTGCAGAGCCTAGGACCCCTGAAGCAGGAGCGGGGGAGGGCCACAGGGAGGCATGAGGTGCTGGGGGCGGCTGCAGGGGCGCCCGTGGGTCTTCCTGAGCTGAGAACATTCAGAGGCCTCGCCGGCCCGGCCGCGTGAGTGCAGCACGAGCCCTCATCGCGGGGTCACCCCTCTCACCTGGCTTCCTGTAGAGGCCCCGGGCCTCCGTCCTAGCGTCCACCTGCAGACTGCGACCCCAGTGAGCACGTGAAGAGGTGCTCAGCGTCACTCATCGTTAGCGAAACCCAGCTCCGTGTCACAGGAGATGCTGCCTCACACCCGTCGGGGGCTGCTGTTTAACAGAAAGCAAGTGCTGGCGGGGCCGTGCAGACCCGGGAGCCCTGTGCACTGCCGTGGGGGTGTAAGGTGATGCAGCCTCTGTGGAGCGGTGTGGCTGTTCCTCAGAAACTTACAAGTAGAGCTCAcgtgacctagcaatcccacttctggcaCATACCCAGCAGGGATTCAAGCAGAGGCCTGTACACCTGTGTTCACAGCGATAGCATTCACGGGAGTAAAAACGTGGAAACAAACCACGTGTCCgtcaagggatgaatggataagccaATCGAGGTCCATCCCTACGATGGAATGTGAttcggccttaaaaaggaaggcgATCCCGACACAGACCGCAGCACGGACGGACCTTGAGGATGTCAGGCCGAGTGAAGTAGCCAGTCACCAAAGGACGGGTCCTGCGTGACTGCACTCCTGTGAGGCCCTTAGAGCAGCGGGGTTCTCAGAGACAGACGGGAagggagggggccgggggaggggcggTGCGTGCTGGGCAGGAACAGAGTTTTGCCTTTTGTGAGGATGAAACGTTCTGGAGACGGGCGTGGTGCTCGCGCTACAGCCACGTGAGTGcgtttaatgccactgaactggtCACTTGAAATGGTTAAAGCggtaaattttacatatattttacccagtaagaatggttaaaatgttaaaaggagaATTGTTGAAAGCAAAACCAATAACGTATGTTGGGGATTTTGAACATGTGGAAACAAAAGCTGTGACCACAGCACGGAGACGGCAAGTGGAGGTGTGTGTTCTGAGGACCGTGCGTGTGAAGGGCTGAATTTCACTCCAAGGCAGGCTGCTGAGTGAGTTATGGACTGACATCCGACAGGCCGTGGCTACAGTCGTTCCTGCAGGAGAGATTTGTTCTAAATTCCACGTGGGATCCTgggtgggatcctggaacagaaaaggaacaTCAGCGAGAGAGCTGGTAAAATCGAAATAAGCCAATAAAAGACAgaaactggggggcttccctggtcgtccaggggtaaagaatccgccctccaatgcaggggacgcaggttcgatccctggtcagggaactaagatcccacatgccgaggaggaactaagcccacgcgccacaactactgagctcgcgcgcctcaacgagggagcccgtgtgctgcaaactacagagcccacgcaccctggagcccgagtgccacaaccggagagagaaaacccacatgccacaactagagagaagcccacgtgccgcaactgagacctgaCGTGGccaaaaagattaagaaaaaaattttttttaagataaaatggttgtttaaaaatagttatttaattcCAAacgagggagaaaaagaggaggaaaggcaCAAAGAACCAGTGGGACGCACAGAGGAACAGCAAGATGGTGTTTAGGCTCAGCCACGTCTAGATCCCACTCCTGTAGGTGACGTAAGCACCCCCGTACGGGTGGAGACCCTCAGATTGTATAAACAAGAGTTGAGACCCAGCCAACTCTGTTGTCTGCAAGAAATTCACCTTGAGTATGAAGACACAAGCAAATTCAAAGGGAAAGGGTAGACTGAGTATCTGTTGAATGATGACCCGTCTTTGAGCAGACATCCCCGGGGTGGCATTTACTGGGGGGGGCAGACCCCGCCCCTATGCCGTCCCGACACCCCAGCCTGGCTGGCCCCTTGCTGGGAGCTGCTGACCTACCCGCAGCCCCCAGGGCCTCGTCTGCAGCACCCAGCCATGCCTGCTGAAACGCGGGCACTACAGGTGCTAAAGGCACTTCTGTTCCTGTCCTGCTGTCCCTCTGGAGGCCCGGCCTGCTGCTTGGAAGGGCTGGGTGGGACATGGGAGGGCGTTCGGCCCCCGTGCAGGCCAGGCCGTGGGACCTCCACCCTGCTGGTCCTCGCTGCCCCAGGCCGCTGTTCACCAGGCCCCTCCGGCTCTGCTCTGGCCCTGTGGCCGGGACGGGATAGCGCCCAGGAGTTCCCTCCCCGAAGTGCCGGTCTCCCTGCACCCCTACCACTCCCGCCCCGACGCTGCTGCAGGAGGCGCCCTCGCAGCCCCACCTCCGGGAAGGCCGCGAGGCTCTGGGGTCTCCGGCCTCGGCTCCTTCCCTCTCGGCCCCACCCACCCGGATGAGACACACCATCAGGGTAAGTTTGTGCTCATGTCCATGCCCATGACCTTGAAGCCTGTCGCAGGCCGAGGAATGTCCCTAAGGCCATCCCCCGCCTCCCCCAGTTATCCCCCAACCGTCCCCCCAGCATCACCCATGGAGGTCCCACGAGAAAGAGCAGCTCGTGCCCCTCTGCCtggccgccccccgcccccgcccccgcccccgcccccgcccggcgcCCACTCGCACCTCCCGGGACCAGCAACAGGAAGCCGGGCACGAAGAAGATGGCGCTGGTGACACCTAAGAGNNNNNNNNNNNNNNNNNNNNNNNNNNNNNNNNNNNNNNNNNNNNNNNNNNNNNNNNNNNNNNNNNNNNNNNNNNNNNNNNNNNNNNNNNNNNNNNNNNNNNNNNNNNNNNNNNNNNNNNNNccccgcccccgcccgccgtGCCCCAGCTCCAGCTTCAGAGGCACCTCCCGGTTTTCCACACCACATCTGCCGCTTTGCGGTACCATTTGCACAAAGTTCGAGGATAATGGAAAGGTACTGCTGTAGGTTCTGGTGTCTAcgatacacttttttttcccttttttatgtgttaaaatacacacCTCTTCAACACCCTGCCTTCAGCTCTTTGGGGTATAtgtgtacccaggagtggaactgctgggtcacatggtagttctatttttattttttgaggaacttccacactgttttccagagGCCGAGCCATTTTACATCCCACCCACGGTGCACAGGCTTCCAATTTGAAGGACGTTTTTATGTATCTGAAATCTGGATCCAAAGCATCATTCAGCAGGTAACATTTGGTGTGTTTGTGGTTTCCAAAAAAGCTGTGGGAATGAAATAGTTCAGAGCCTATCAAAGCTGAGCAATCGGGCACCGCCCAGAGAGGGACCCGCAGGCCTGACTGACCCCACCCACCCCGTGCCCCGCGCAGGCGCCCCTTCCAGCAGAAGGGGCAGCCAGCCCGCCCCAAGGCATGCGTTGTCGGGGTCACCGGCCCCAGAGCCTGGAGAGGCAGGCCGCTCTGCCCCCTCCCACGGGCCCAGGCGCCAGTCCCCGTGAACGTCCGGCCCTGTGCCGGCCACGCCTGCGGGGCCGAGTCCTCGTGAGAGAGGAGGAGCTGAGGCTCCGCCCGCCCCTCTCCGGGCAGGCGCCTGGAGGCCGACGCGCGGGCCGGTGCCGGCAGCCGGCTCCTCCCCGCGCCCACCAGGTGGCGCCCACGGCCCGTCCCGCCGGGCTGCTCGGGCGCCCCGGACCCACTCCCGGCTGTCCCCGGCTTGCGGCGTGACCCCCGGCAGGCCGCTCTCTCGGGCCTCCTcaggccccagggcctggcagtgACCCGAGTCTCGGCCTTGGCCAGCTCTGGGCCCTGCAGGGTGGCTGCTCCTTCCTGGTGGTCAGGGTCTGCGGCGTTGCCTGGACAGAGCTGGTAGGCAGACGGCTGTGCAGTCTGGGTGGCTTCCTTGGGGCGTGGGGCGCGGGGCTGGGGTGAAGCCAGGTGGAGACGGGGACGGCCAGGGCACCCCCCCCCTCCAGTGAGTCCCGCccgagtggggtggggggacagcgTCCCTCAAAGGTCATCCCTGGGGCCTCCGCGCACGAAGGACAGGGTGCCCACCTCAAGCGGACCGGCCACGCGCTCCTTCACCTGCCACCCAGCAAAACAAGCCACAGAGttgaaaagcaatttttaattgaagaatttgGAGGGAAAGTCTCATAATAGTAAAAATACTAAAGTTGAGTATAAAAAACGCCACGGTGCAGCGCAGCGTCCGGCCGGGAGACACGGAGGGTGCAGCGACGGCCCCTCCGAAGGGTGTCAGGTGGGGCCAGGGCGACAGCAGGAGAGTGAAGCTTCTATAAGGACAGGTGCTACCAGGGGAAGCCATCGGGTGAGACGGTCCCAATGGGGAAGGGGGCGGAGTGAGGGCTCTCTCCTGAGATTAGAAACCCCAGTATGCACGTGAACAGCGTAACACACGGCAACCGATGTCACCTGGCTCTTCGATCTCGCCGGCGAGCCCCGGCCCAGCCCCATTGCAGGGGCCACCCTGCTCCAGCCTCAGTGCTGGGGCTGCTGCGTGCCCCGCCCCGAGCGAGAGGGGGCCGCGCCGGCACACCACAGCCAGGTGGCTCCTGGGGCCCCCGGGCCAGGCTGAGACAGGGGCAGCCAGGGACAGCCGGCGAGGGGGACGGAGGGACAGAGGGGCCGCGGGCAGGGCCCACCCACCCGGGCCCGATTGCACTTGGCTGCAGAAGCCCTCAACGTTTTCCTACGCGGAGCTAATCGTTCCGAAGGCCGAGGCCACGTCTGGAGAACTGgatgaataaattaagaaaaaccgCCGGATGTCTTCCTCCCGACCTGGCTGGCCAGGGGGACACCGCCCCCACGGCGGGCAGCCCTGCTCACAGCACGAGGCGTCTTCCCATCCGTCTTGGAGGACGGCATGGTTCCGCCCAAACGCGTCCAGAGATAAGAGACGTCAAATACAGATCACCCGTGCGAGGCTTCCTCCCGACCCTCGTCTGGCGCCCACGGCTGCCCACGGCGGCGTCCCAGGGCGGCCGGCTGACCCCTCAGGCCGTGCCGCTGGCCGAGTAGGAGAACTGCGGGAAGTGAGGCCGCCGCTCGCTGTCCGCGCCCTCCATGCTGTCATCTGTGGGCGGGAGGGGCGGGTCAGCTCCCGGCACCGAGGAAAGCGGGGCCGGCCCAGGGCTCGCCTCCCAGACTCCACGCCCAGCCTCAGCGAGCCCCCATCCCACGATCCCGGGGCCGGGGGAGCCGCGGCCCTCCCACCCCGATGGCCACCCTTGAGGGGGCCTTCCCAGTAGAATGCTGAGCATGGAGGTCTGCTgcctggagaggaaggaggaaggggtcGGCAGGGAGGCCCACCCCTCACCTTGGTCGGGCGGCGTGATGGTGATCATCTGGGCTGTGAACTCCTCGTCAAAATACCTGGTGTCCGTCTCGGACGTGACCTGAGGCTTGAAGGGTGGGCTGAGCTGCAGGAAGGGGGCTGCGTTACAGGCCTCGCCCTGCAGTGCCCGGCACACCCGGACCTGGACCCAACTGCCCACCCGGGAGCCAAGGCTGGGGCCAGGCCTTCCTCTGCCCACATCCCCTCTGGGGCCTCGCCCTTCAGGGATCCACCTGCGGGGCCACCGGCCTCACTCGCCGCCCCCGGAGGGCAGAGTGGCCCGGCAGCGTCAGGCCACAGAGAGGACTCACCACGACGCAGGATGCAAGGGCGACTGCAGACGGACAGGCTGGCGGGAGGAAGGACCCCCCACTCCCCCGACCCCTGGCCCGGGGGCAGGGCTGCCTGGGAACTAGCAGCAACTAGCAGGGGGGTCTCGGGTCGGGGCTGGGACTAGAGCCCTTGGAGGGCAGGCCCAGGAGGCGGCAGGACCCTGGCTGCAGCAGAGCAGGGTCGGAAAGCCCTGTCTCACAGGGACAAAGGCCCAGCCGGCCATGCGTGGcctgcaggggaggggtgggctggaaACGGGGTGGAAGCATGCTTGGGGACAGGCACCCAGCAAGCCTAGGGACAACCTTCCTGAGCCTGCTGGCCACCCCACCAGCAtgggccagggcctggggctcCCAGGTCCCTCAGAGGGCAAAGGGCAGAGGCACACGTGCAGGAAGCAGCTGCCTCGCTCCTCGGAGGCCTCCTCACGTGTGTCTGTGGGGTGTGTGGGCAGGTATGTGTGTGAGCAGGCGGGTGTGAGCGGGCGTGTGCGGGGGGAGGGGTGTACACAGGCCCCACGCACCTTCTTCTCATACACATCCTGCCACACGATGCTGGCGAAGAAGCGGTGCTGCATGATCTCCTTGGCGTCCTCGGAGCCCCCACCGAGCCTGCGGGGAGACGGAGGCCACGGTGACGGGGTCGCCACCTGCTGGGCCCAAGGTTCAGACCCCTCCTCCCACAGGCTGAGGTCGGCCGCCAGGCAGCAGCCCAGGCAGCTGCAGCAGGTGCGGGGTGCTGGGTGGGCAGGAGCCGCCGGCAGGGCCGGGTCTTCCTGAGCAGGTGTGAGCAGGCCCGCTGCCCGGGCCAGCCCAGGCCGAGGACATCACACACGGCCACCGGCACGGTCGTTCCCTGGGGGTTTCGGGGggcagcccagggcagggctcaCCGCTGCTTGGGGTCCTTCTTGAGCAGccctgagagcagggacttggCCTCAGGGCTGAGCGTACGTGGGAAGCGGATCTCCTCCATGAGGATGAGCTCGAAGAGCTTCTCGTGGTCCTGGTTGTAGAAGGGCAGGCGGCCGCACATCATCTCGTACATGACCACGCCCAGCCCCCACCAGTCCACCGCCCGGCCGTAGTCATTGTCCTCCAGCACCTGgggttgcagggcacgggctcagAGGGCACCTGAGACATGGGGACTCGGGGGTCGGGAGCGGGGAGTGGGGGACACGGGGACTCGGGGCGCGGCAGGCGCGCACCTCGGGGGCCAGGTACTCGGGCGTCCCGCAGAAGGTCTTCATGGTGGCGCCATCCTTGATGCCCTCCTTGCACAGCCCGAAGTCCGTGATCTTGATGTGCCCGTCCTTGTCCAGCATGAGGTTCTCCAGCTGCAGGAGGCGGCCTCCGGGTCAgcccgcctccccgccccgccccccgccccgccccccgccccggatcccccgccccgcccaccttGAGGTCCCGGTACACCACGTTCTTCTCCGAGTGCAGGTAGTCCAGGGCGGACACGATCTCGGCGCCGTAGAACCGGGCCCGGTCCTCGGGGAACACCCGCTCCCGGGACAGGTGGAAGAAGAGCTGCGGGACGGGGAGCCTGAGCGGGAACGGCGACCTGGGCCAGGGTCACGGGGTGGAGACCCTAACCAGGCAGGGAGCGGGGAGGGCGGCCACCCAGACACCCGAGGCTCAGCCGGGGCCGCCCCCCGGGGCCCGGACCCTACCTCGCCCCCGTTGGCGTACTCCATGACGAAGCACAGGCGGTCGTGGGTCTGGAAGGAGTACTTCAGGGCCTGTGAGGGAAGCAGAGCTGGAACCCGGCCCTCAAGCTGGGCAGGAGCTTCGCCCCGTTCAGGGAAGGGGATACCCCACTGCCCCACCGGCCGCGCCGAGGACGAGCGGCTGCAGGTCCGGGGACCGTGCGTGAGGAGGCACCCCTGCAGGGCCGGCCCCGCTGCCCTCACACCTCGAACCACAGGCGGCCTCGCTTGAAAAGAAAGGCCCGCCGATGACCGCTCGCTCACAGAAACACGGATGGGAGGCCCTCCCCGGCTCCCGGCTCCCGCAGGGCCAGGCCGGCTGCACCGACCAGGGAATCTGCGGAATGCGCCGTCAGCGTCCCGTACAGGGACCCGCTGGAGGGTGGAGGGCACGACAGAGCCTGGCCTTTTCCTCACAATCCTCCAGCCAGACAGAGGGGAAAAGGGCAAAATGAAGCAGATGAGGCAAAGCCACGATAACGAGTCATGTCTGCACGAACAAACACGACGGCTGCTCTTGAAGTCTGATGTTTCTCGTAAGAAAACGTCTCGGGAAAAAAATCGCCGCAAGTCTGACCACTCCTCTGGCTCTGCCCCTGCTTTGGATCAGGCCATCCCCTGGAGCGAGGACACCTGTGCTGAGCGGAGGGGGGACAGGCCCACGGTGGTCCCAGGCACAAGACCTCGGAGGCCGGCCCCGGGTCGCCCAAGGCCTGAGTCCTGAGCCCCGTCCGCCTGACTGCTGACCTTCCGGGGGCGGAGCTGGCTGGGCCTGGCAGATTAACTCCAGGCACTTCCTTGTTGCTCCAGAAGGCCAGGGGTTCTCCATACACCCCTCCTGGCCCAGGTTCCCCCAGGACAGGGACCTCCCGGAGTGAGCCTCAAAGGGGAAGCAGTGGAAGACCGCGCAGAAGGG from Physeter macrocephalus isolate SW-GA chromosome 11, ASM283717v5, whole genome shotgun sequence carries:
- the AKT1 gene encoding RAC-alpha serine/threonine-protein kinase isoform X1, producing MAVAGTSQRTSARILECEYIKTWRPRYFLLKNDGTFIGYKERPQDVERRESPLNNFSVAQCQLMKTERPRPNTFIIRCLQWTTVIERTFHVETPEEREEWTTAIQTVADGLKRQEEEMMDFRSGSPGENSGAEEMEVALAKPKHRVTMNEFEYLKLLGKGTFGKVILVKEKATGRYYAMKILKKEVIVAKDEVAHTLTENRVLQNSRHPFLTALKYSFQTHDRLCFVMEYANGGELFFHLSRERVFPEDRARFYGAEIVSALDYLHSEKNVVYRDLKLENLMLDKDGHIKITDFGLCKEGIKDGATMKTFCGTPEYLAPEVLEDNDYGRAVDWWGLGVVMYEMMCGRLPFYNQDHEKLFELILMEEIRFPRTLSPEAKSLLSGLLKKDPKQRLGGGSEDAKEIMQHRFFASIVWQDVYEKKLSPPFKPQVTSETDTRYFDEEFTAQMITITPPDQDDSMEGADSERRPHFPQFSYSASGTA
- the AKT1 gene encoding RAC-alpha serine/threonine-protein kinase isoform X3; amino-acid sequence: MNDVAIVKEGWLHKRECQLMKTERPRPNTFIIRCLQWTTVIERTFHVETPEEREEWTTAIQTVADGLKRQEEEMMDFRSGSPGENSGAEEMEVALAKPKHRVTMNEFEYLKLLGKGTFGKVILVKEKATGRYYAMKILKKEVIVAKDEVAHTLTENRVLQNSRHPFLTALKYSFQTHDRLCFVMEYANGGELFFHLSRERVFPEDRARFYGAEIVSALDYLHSEKNVVYRDLKLENLMLDKDGHIKITDFGLCKEGIKDGATMKTFCGTPEYLAPEVLEDNDYGRAVDWWGLGVVMYEMMCGRLPFYNQDHEKLFELILMEEIRFPRTLSPEAKSLLSGLLKKDPKQRLGGGSEDAKEIMQHRFFASIVWQDVYEKKLSPPFKPQVTSETDTRYFDEEFTAQMITITPPDQDDSMEGADSERRPHFPQFSYSASGTA
- the AKT1 gene encoding RAC-alpha serine/threonine-protein kinase isoform X2, with the protein product MNDVAIVKEGWLHKRGEYIKTWRPRYFLLKNDGTFIGYKERPQDVERRESPLNNFSVAQCQLMKTERPRPNTFIIRCLQWTTVIERTFHVETPEEREEWTTAIQTVADGLKRQEEEMMDFRSGSPGENSGAEEMEVALAKPKHRVTMNEFEYLKLLGKGTFGKVILVKEKATGRYYAMKILKKEVIVAKDEVAHTLTENRVLQNSRHPFLTALKYSFQTHDRLCFVMEYANGGELFFHLSRERVFPEDRARFYGAEIVSALDYLHSEKNVVYRDLKLENLMLDKDGHIKITDFGLCKEGIKDGATMKTFCGTPEYLAPEVLEDNDYGRAVDWWGLGVVMYEMMCGRLPFYNQDHEKLFELILMEEIRFPRTLSPEAKSLLSGLLKKDPKQRLGGGSEDAKEIMQHRFFASIVWQDVYEKKLSPPFKPQVTSETDTRYFDEEFTAQMITITPPDQDDSMEGADSERRPHFPQFSYSASGTA